A section of the Telopea speciosissima isolate NSW1024214 ecotype Mountain lineage chromosome 3, Tspe_v1, whole genome shotgun sequence genome encodes:
- the LOC122653900 gene encoding zerumbone synthase-like — translation MLSSVSRIRLFRDLKLTAAKLLEKRVGFTSTGRAGGRLEGKVALITGGASGLGKATAHEFIQEGATVIIADMDTQLGPITAHDLGPQAHFVTCDVTIEAQVAAAVDLAVARHGRLDVMYNNAGIAGQSIPPSIADLDLDHFDRVMAVNVRGSIAGIKHAARVMVPTNSGSILCTASISGLLGGLGPHPYTVSKFAIPGIVKSAASELCRHGVRINCISPFVVPTPLVMAQLGAIYTSAGQERIMEIVDGLGELKGSRCDEMDVARAAVYLASDDAKYVSGHNLVVDGGFTCFKHLGFPLPDQL, via the exons ATGCTGAGTTCTGTTTCCAG GATTCGTTTATTTAGAGATTTGAAGTTGACCGCTGCAAAATTATTGGAGAAACGCGTGGGATTTACCTCGACAGGACGAGCTGGAGGACG GTTGGAAGGCAAGGTTGCGCTCATAACCGGAGGTGCAAGTGGGCTTGGCAAGGCGACGGCCCACGAATTCATCCAAGAGGGAGCTACAGTCATCATTGCCGACATGGATACCCAACTAGGCCCAATCACGGCCCATGATCTAGGCCCCCAAGCCCACTTCGTCACTTGCGATGTCACCATAGAAGCCCAGGTGGCAGCTGCCGTGGACTTGGCTGTGGCCCGTCATGGTAGGCTTGATGTCATGTACAACAATGCCGGAATAGCTGGTCAGTCAATACCACCGAGCATCGCTGATCTCGACCTCGATCATTTCGATCGTGTTATGGCGGTTAACGTCCGTGGGTCCATCGCCGGGATTAAACATGCCGCACGGGTGATGGTACCGACCAACTCAGGCTCCATTCTCTGCACAGCCAGCATCAGTGGGCTCTTGGGTGGGCTGGGCCCCCATCCATACACAGTGTCCAAGTTTGCAATCCCTGGGATAGTCAAGTCTGCTGCCAGTGAGCTGTGCAGGCATGGGGTACGCATCAACTGCATTTCACCCTTCGTGGTTCCCACTCCACTTGTCATGGCTCAGTTGGGAGCGATCTACACAAGCGCAGGACAAGAACGGATAATGGAGATTGTGGATGGGCTTGGAGAGCTCAAGGGGTCAAGATGTGATGAGATGGACGTGGCTCGGGCTGCTGTGTATTTAGCTTCTGATGATGCAAAGTATGTTTCAGGTCATAACCTTGTTGTTGATGGAGGATTCACTTGCTTTAAGCATCTGGGTTTCCCATTACCTGATCAACTATAG